The segment TCCCAGCTATCAGCCACGTGACCATTACAGGCTCCAGGTGGGGTCCCATACCCAGGACCCTCAGTTTTATTACAGTAGGTTTAGCATTGATTTCTCTCCTAGGTGAAGATTTACTGTTAAACAGCTGTAACCATCCTACATCATGAATTCACCAGCACTATTGATGGTGAAGTATCCATGACACATTTTGTGATATTGTATTTCACAGCACTGCTCTCCATTGTGGAAGATTCTACAATGCAatcaatgtaaataaatacaggATAAACATGTCAGGGTTCTGCAGTCATGTTTCAGAAATAAGAATACCAAATATTGATACTTTGGAAAGCCTGCTGGTCTCACATGGTGGGGTAGCTTGTGCTGGTCTCTCAGGCCATACAAGCATTATATAACACTATCTGCTACTTGAAGACATTACAACCGTCTGTTATAGGAGTGAGGTAACAAGACTGAGGTAAAATGCAGATGTACCGGGTAGAAGGTGATTACAAAATAAACAATGCAAACTTTTGTTCAAAATCCTCATTAAGGACTGGACATATCAGCATTTTGTGTCtgttactttgtttttcacttttcAAATAATTAGGAATAGAAAAAGCAATAGTATATACTACAACCAATGGTCATGAGGTGATAGCAGTTATTTTCTCTGCTTCAATACAGCACACACAAAATGTCTCCAGTTCCCTAAATTCATATATAAACATTACTCTATGACATGATTAAACTTGGTACAAGAGAAGTACCATCCAGTTTTTGTTTATTAATGAATATTGGTGCTACTCTATATCCTCAGTTAAATCACCCACTAGTATAGGAGTGTTTTATACGCAATTACCTCCAGTATGTAACAGATTATACAGATCACATCCTGTATTCtggatgtattatatttatactgATATGTACTTTTCATCAAGACTTCGCACGCCGAGGTGTCATGTATACGTCCTCTTATAACAATACATCACACAAGTAATTACTTTTTGTGGTGTCTGCTCATGAACATACATTGAAAGTGTAGGAAGTGTTCAGGTAACTCTCCCCTTACCTCAAAACTGCAAACTGTTGTCTAACTACAGCTGAATAAGCCTTAAAACACCCTTCTTCTAGGGCACTTCTAGAATCCAAACATTTCACTGCAGAAGAGACAGAGCAGTTAGTAATGGCAGAATTCACACAGCACATATATACTAATCTGATGTAATTACAGCAACCACTGAGAGAAGCGTGCAATAATGATTCTTACAGAGTCCAGGTACTACTAATGTATAACTTCCATGTTCCTCCACCaacctctaagggctagatttactaagctgcgggtttaaaaaagtgggtatgttgcctatagcaaccaatcagattctagctgtcattttgtagatagtactaaataaatgaaagctagaatctgattggttgctataggcaacatccccactttttcaaacccgcagcttagtaaatctagccctaagagtctttAAAATTGTTTGACACGACCATAGTAGCTTACGACAGCTGCCATAAAGGGTTTAACTGAAAGAGTTACGAGCCAGATTGTGGCAGATGTGCAAAACGCTCATTTCacacataatatattaaaaacaaagcttTACTTCCAAATCATTTTACACATAAACTGGCCACCTAAGCTCAAAAATGATCAGACTTTTAACTGTTATGCTACAATTAATCTGTAACACCAGCAGTACATACTCTGAGAGTTGACCAAAAAGTACTGGATCAAACACAATAGAATCATAATTGCCACAAGTATGATATAAAGGAATATGTTGATGTAGAAGCAGGAAATGATAAAATATTCAGTGTAAATAATTAGCCTATGGAATCTCTAACACTTCCTGTAACATGCCACAAGAGGGCGCAGCATGCAATCTGAACACCAGAGGTTGTGATTTTATACAATGTGTCTACAATATCTGGACCTTTGATGTGTAAGAGAATTTCTTACTAAAGTCGAGTGTAAAATCTCACAATGGAAAGATACTGTAACTTCATTACTCAGTGGATTTTTTCCCCAAACCTAATAATCATCCAGCCATAAAACTTTGCTGTTCAGTAGTGTCAATTCATTTCAGAAATCAGGGAAATTTTCTGCTGTAGAATAATAGTCTCCTGATTTTCAGAGACATCACTTTCATTATTGCACCCTTCATTCATAACTGTCCATACGCAGCCGTTCCTCCCTttacacagtaatgccccaagcTTGCTATTGCTTCAGGTTGGTTGCCGGCATAGAAAACAGTTGGAAATTGCTGATTACACCATAATACTGGTGCACATAGCCACGGTCAATTAAAACAAGCAAGAGTGGTGGAAATGGAAATCTTGCACTTGTGGCATCAACGCAGAGATGGCAATTGGACAATAGCCAGAAAATTGCAAAAACAAAGTGATAGCTTTGTGATTCTGATATTTAAATGGACTTGGTGTGCATATAGATGCACCGTGAAGCATTGTAACTGAAACTGGCACACTGAGCACATGAATGAGATAGTCACTTATTTTCTGTTGTAATTAAACAGCTCCCACAAGAAAGTGGTTATAATGAGCTCTTTTGGAAATGTTTTGTGGCACAAATGAAGCCAGAACGGACATGCTCTACACCCTACATATTAGGAGCGACATAGAACAAATGTTTTTGCAATGGGGAACTAATCAGAAAGTTGCGTTAATGAAGGCTCATATACACAGGCAGTCAGCACCTCATGTCATCTTGGTTGAGCAGAGTTATGATACAATTCCACCTTCCATTCCTGCATGTTGTAGGTGTACACAGATGTATGAGCAGCAGTACTAAAGGGGGAACACAATACGCTCCCCTTGCCCGATGCATATAACAATACAAAactacaatttttactagatttaGAACTGGTGGCCTTTTTTGACAAATCTCTTTGGATTATTTAATTTTAACGTTTTATCcggtaatgaaaaaaaacaaaactgtattcCCGTTGGATGAATGAAAGGTTCCGATGCTAAGGagctaaaacaaagaaaaatacatcCTGTTCTGAGTGTACCTGctgaaaaaaaacctgtattgtaATAGATATGTTGAATGTGGTATTTATGAATATATTGCTGTTatttcagaaaaataaataaattcttacTAAATCAATGGGAGGTTTTGAAACGTTACTTTGTCCCAGATAGAATCTGACAATACCACAAAGTTACTTGGAGATACAAACTCCGGGGTCCATAGCCCGAGGGGTGGATGAAAAGAGCTGCAGATAGCAGTGTAGTAGCGTCAACAATCTATGTCTGGAATACAGGCTGTGAGCCCTCGTGGGACAGCAGGAGGGGTGAGTTTCTCCCTTAGCACAGGAGCGTCTCTGTTTATTTGGGGAGGTTtcagttcaaaataaaaaaatactacaaGGGAATTATACTTAAAATGCCAAGATACAGTCAGCACAACCACCCTATATCACAATTTAGGCATGCatgtccatattaaattacagagCAGAATGCTGAGAATAAAATAGAAAGAGGAAAGCTGTAATAaacatgtttatttcacattGGTGATTGTTGTTTGGAAACATTTTGACATGAGACTTGCACAGGCTGTATAGGCTCTGCACTCTGAGAAGCCAGCCTGATCCTGAGCACTAGCCACAGAAATCCAAGGTTGATTTTATACTATATAGGCCTAATAATTCATCAGTGTTCTCTAGTTGGCGCTCCGTTCTATTGGAAACAGGCACCGGTTTACTCTGATGGACTTTCCTGTGACTGTTCTCACCTGAAGCTATGACAGCTGGCACCTAGAGACACAGCGGTTTCTCTCCAATTTCCAGCAACAGCATGGCAGAATAAAACAACGTCTCTCTCTTGTCTGCTTACAGGCCATCACCACAGATGATATCTGTACATGCCAGGGAACTAAACTTTGGCACGAGATTAGCAGAGCATCTCGCAGTGACCTCAGCGAGCAGCTAATCACATTCCTCTTTTTAATTAAGCCAACACTGTGGGTGGTTTAGTATTCCTGGGACTGTCCGTCCTCCGGGTTCTGCAGGCTGGTGCGTAGTTTGTACATGTGGTTTAAGGACTCAGTGAAAAAAGTTCCAATCGTGTTAATTTCCATCAGCGTCAAGTTATCCAGCTGGCAAATGAGAAGAGAGACTTGTAACAGCAATCAGCTTAAAAAAAGCAGGTGGACAATTAGACGTGTTTAATCAGAAGAGACGAAGCTGGCCGCAGAACTACTGAGCCAAGTTGGACAAGAGGTTCAGGGGGGAATAAGCGTATCTTCAAACCTAGATTTAAAGAATAGCTCCAACCCTGCAAATCTGTGCAAAGTCATAGACATATCGTTATTCACGTCATTTTCAAACATTCGGCTCTTCTCTCACTGTTTAATGCAGCAGCTCTGATGCAGAAAACTTAGATTTGTGCCTTTCACATGGTTTTCCCAGCAACATTCTGTGCTCAATATATAATACCACATTAAAAGGGCAAACACCCCAAGACCAAATCTCACCAATAGTCTTATACTGGATTATAAATAGtcataaaaaaaactgttaataCCTTAGCGTGAGCTTCCTGCTCCCGAACAAAGCTGTCCGCAGATAGCCGGAGTTTAGCTATCCGAGTGTCCCAGGTGTCTTTAACAAGTGTCCTGATGTCATCAGCCTTTGGGATATTGTCCGAGGCACTATGAAGAGGAAACACCACGACCGTAAACATTTAAgagtttttttacattaaatgtgtCATGATTGTTATAGAGGAACCAACATCACTCATCAGCTTAAATATGTTGTAGGTAACATTAAATAAATCCCTCTTCTTCCCTCAGCTTCTATCTGAGCTGAGATACAATTGGGGCTGTACATGAAAATTTATTTTTGGTATTGCAAAAGCAGGAAGCACCCACCTCAGTGCAGTAACATTAAATATGTAGAAAGACATCCTGAACACAGCGACACTATAACCTCTGGAATCTACCAGAAGGTGAACGTTACCAGCAGTAATTCTGCAGTCTGAGTAGTGTCTCAAATATTCACCATCCTAAATAAACAGTTACTAGGCTAAAGTGCGAGTTCCAgtcatctacacacagtgacGGCAACCACAATATTAATGACTGCaacttatcaattcactaggagccagtgacatcactgagaatgcagcctctcCAGTCgctatgaaccagtgacatcactgagagtgcagcctatccagtcactaggaaccagtgacatcactgagagggcagcctatccagtcactaggaacctgtgacatcactgagagtgcagcctctccagtcactaggaaacagtgacatcactgagagtgcagcctatccagtcactaggaaccagtgacatcactgagagtgcagcctctcCAGTCgctatgaaccagtgacatcactgagagtgcagcctatccagtcactaggaaacagtgacatcactgagagtgcagcctatccagtcactaggaaccagtgacatcactgagagtgcagcctctcCAGTCgctatgaaccagtgacatcactgagagtgcagcctatccagtcactaggaaccagtgacatcactgagagtgcagcctatccagtcactaggaaccagagagacatcactgagagtgcagcctatccagtcactaggaaccagtgacatcactgagagtgcagcctatccagtcactaggaaccagtgacatcactgagagggcagcctatccagtcactaggaaccacaGCTGTGTGTAGAGATATTGCTACACAATATTGTGGATAAGTGGGAGCCGGCAGGCTCTATATGGTGCTGGCTGTAACACTCAAGTGTGCGATGGAACCAATTTTACTTTAGTAGGAACCAGTGAAATCACGGAGGAACTTTAAGGTTCAGTGATCCAACTCGTTAATATCAGTGGTGGATCTTGAAGTGCTTTTGGTGATGTCACTGCCTCCTAATTATTTGATAGGTTGCATGTCTCTTGAAAGttaatttagcccacaaaatagCTGTTTCCATGTAAGAAACGTGTGCGTTTTAAGAATTTTAAATATACTCCCAACAAATCTCTTGATTACATCTGTCTTCAAAACCAATTATGGCACTTTTGCATACGATCATGTTTTGCTCCATCTAAACTtaagtttcccaaacccagtcctcagggagccctaacagtgcatattttccatatctccttgctggagcacaggtgtattcatttctgacacattgtaacagatccacaggtggtataattatatcactagTCACCTTGAAAACCTGCACTTCTAGGGCTCGTTaaagactggatttgggaaaccctgatctccATTGATTAATTATGTACCATCACCACTGAACTGAATTTTAACTACTAACATGTGCTGCTCCCACCCAGCAGGCAAACATCCCCTACATAGCAGCCCACCACAGTGACAAGAGCCACACGGTTTCTGCCCCTACAAGAGAACAGTGATCacaactgaatatatatgtgttttactTACTGGTTTAACAATAACTTGGTAAGTTCCATGTAATGTGGATTTGGCATTGGGGTGAACGTATCCTCTCGACGTTCATGGTCTCTGATTTCCTCCAGCTTTTCTAAAATAGTcatagttaaaataaatataaacacagaaaCAGTCCATTTTCACTGCTGTTTGCCAAGAACCCTCTACAAAGCCTTATAGTGATTGTCTAATACCAGACATGTAAGCACAGATCTACCTGCGTAACAGATGTAACCCCTGACTGATGTCCAGGTCCTTATGTAACAATGTCCTCAGACACTGTCACAACCAAGTACCTCAGATTTCTCACAATAATAATCAATACAGAAAGCAGTTTTAAGCTCCCTGACCTTTATAAAGCACATCTGTATACTTATGgcgcctgatccattaaggaacggAAATGCTGATACTTAACGTATTTTGAGTTAAATTGCTCTGCACGTGTCCAGTGCGAATTACTAGTGATCACGGTTACATatgcaatgcattttatgtacagtagacattaatattattctgataaatgtgtttcatggaacctcttttatttaaatgttttgtcattaatgattatattaatatgtgacaataattgaatactttattttctgtgctttctgctgggactttatactCCACATAtttttggacgtatcctgcagtgtatttcaCTTTTCACTTTCTTACCAACATCCATCCACTCTGGAGGAACAATGCGACATTTCTGCCTCTGCTTAAGGTTGATGGCCAGCCAGAGAGGAACCTGTACAGGTAAGCCAGGATTGAACGGACCTAAATCACCCTGGGGAAaaataaaccatttaaatgcaaatatatagCATAGAATGGCACTTTGTGATATTTGATAATCCACTGAAATTAGGTCACAAGTTGTCCTACTAGTATCCATACTATACACAATATGTACTTAAAATTTAATCTCAAAACCAAAAGTTAAGAGCCAGAAATCTAGTGAAGAGCAAAATCTTAGGAGTGCAGCTATGCAAATTTGGTAGACTTGAATGTATTCATCTTCCAAAAATAGCCACCTGTGCATTGAACATACAAAATATGATATCATGTCTAACAATTACAAGCATATATCTGCCCAAAACAACATGTTGTACAGCACAAATTACCAGCGTGTTACACCCAATACAGAGTACACGATTAGATTTATAACTGAATGATAAATTCAGAATATGAATGAGAATGGATTAATTGAAGACAGTTTGTGAGGTAATTAGTAATTTTGGACTAAATGAATCATAATCATTAAACTATTTCAGAGGCTGAGTGGTTGATTAATTTGGGAGATGAGATGATTGATTGAGATTATGTTGTCAGGAGTAACTGCATTTTGTAACATGATTAATTTGATGTTATGTTTCAGTGTATAGTTAACAGTGGAAACTGGTAGTGAAGACTCCTGAGGAAACACTATAACAAGCGGTGGAAACCGATTCAGAAAGAACACACAACCAACACAGTTCAAGGTGAATACTGATGTCCATTACTTGAGCATTACTATTACTGCTGACATATTACTAAGGACCAATACAAATTCTGGGCACTACTACTACAGGGGTTTATTAATAGACATTACGGTTACCAGGCACTACTACAGATGATATCTAAGACTGCAATGGAAACTGATCATAAACAAATGGATCCAGGACTGGACAGATGAGGCAGAGCATAGGAGTGGAGCCCTGGAGATACAAGGGATGCCACCAAACAATGAGAGCATTGCCTAATCTAACTAGATTAGGCAGTGCTAGAACTAGAGGGTTGGGTATGCAATGTCGACAGTGAAAATGCtgacattcacaatgtctacACCATAAACAGTTAGAATGTTGACATGTTCATTGGATCGACAGTTAAAAAGGTTGACGTGTAAAATGTCTACAGatggaaaaatttaaaaaaaaaaaaaaaacagctttaacCACTGGTACTAGAGGAATAAGGGGGACAAAAAAGTGGGGTTCCTCCGATTTTACTACTGTGCCATCCTGGGCTGGTGGCATTAGATCGGGGAGTGCTgtccttgcccccccccccccaagacccCCGGCGCTGAGTTCAAGCCATGGGAAATCCCAGAGTATATGAGTAGTGCTGTAAGACCTCATTTTCTGCCAGGAAATCTTAGGAGATAGTTTTGCGTCGTctatcaagtttttttttatttcgcaGAGAATTCATGGACATATTATAgatctttttttttgcagacctgatcTCCTGCTGGTAATAGTAGGATCAGTGCAGCCccacactttgtcccccctgattttgctagtaccagcctaggctgggtTGGTTAGGCTgttgggtgggggggagggggaggggcaacatagttttttgtttacatttcttcatttttatttttttttacttgtattgCCATATACATCTAATGGTTTATATCGACATTTTGACTGTCTGCTTTATAATCTGTAGACATTTTCCAAGTCTACT is part of the Mixophyes fleayi isolate aMixFle1 chromosome 10, aMixFle1.hap1, whole genome shotgun sequence genome and harbors:
- the GINS2 gene encoding DNA replication complex GINS protein PSF2 isoform X1, giving the protein MDASEVEFLAEKEVVTVIPNFSLDKVYLIGGDLGPFNPGLPVQVPLWLAINLKQRQKCRIVPPEWMDVEKLEEIRDHERREDTFTPMPNPHYMELTKLLLNHASDNIPKADDIRTLVKDTWDTRIAKLRLSADSFVREQEAHAKLDNLTLMEINTIGTFFTESLNHMYKLRTSLQNPEDGQSQEY
- the GINS2 gene encoding DNA replication complex GINS protein PSF2 isoform X2, whose amino-acid sequence is MDASEGDLGPFNPGLPVQVPLWLAINLKQRQKCRIVPPEWMDVEKLEEIRDHERREDTFTPMPNPHYMELTKLLLNHASDNIPKADDIRTLVKDTWDTRIAKLRLSADSFVREQEAHAKLDNLTLMEINTIGTFFTESLNHMYKLRTSLQNPEDGQSQEY